The Nymphaea colorata isolate Beijing-Zhang1983 chromosome 5, ASM883128v2, whole genome shotgun sequence DNA segment TGCGTTGCGTTGATAAGGTAAATGACAACCTTTTCAAAGTAGGTTTTAGAGTCATATCCATCTCCCTATCAGATTTCAACAGCAAAATAATGACAAAATCATTTAAGAGGCACGCCCAGTTTATAGAAAAACTAGTTGTATCATAGCATTCATCAATGGCTTATAAACCTACAGACAATGTTTGACAGTTTGAGAATGCAAATAAATGATCGTATGTTCAAATGAAGCTAGAGTGGGCTGGTCCTTTAGATAGACCAAGCCGGGTTTCCATCCCGTTATGCATGTCAACGGGCCTGAAGGTTTCTGATTCACGAGGATCTGCACACAAATAAACAAAGGAAACCAGGTTAGCTGAGAGAAGGAAGACTGTCGCTGATTGATCAGCACACGTTACATTTCTAATGCAACTTCAAACAGGAAATTTACTTCTGGAGACCAAACTAATATTTATTGGAATAAGAGCTCTTTCCATTTTCGTTAAGACCAAGCTCCCGTAGAACTTGTGAAGAAAGAAATACTTGTCATTTTATTTAGGCCTACTGGGGAGGAAAGACATTTAGCCATTTACCATTCAGGTAATCTACGAAGCCAAAATCATCCAGGCTACCCGTAAGTGCCTCCAAGCCAAGCATGGAAGACGGTAATGCACCTGGTGGCCGCTGGAATCTGCAGAGAAACATCACTTAATTAATCCAAAAAGTCACTAGTACTGGTGAACAGCAGAGTTTTGCAAGGAAGATTGTTGTAAACGTGCCATTTCGGATAAGAAGCTTGTAAATGATACTTGAGGAGATCCCTTTTCTACTTCTAACTTCTATAAGGACAAGCTGGGGCTGGCTGATGACTAATAAGAGCCTACCTCCCATCCCCAAgctttatttatattgaaaaaagcAAACAACGTATTGAACAATTACAAGAGCTTTCACAATGATTTGCAGAGCTGAAGTCTAAGATGGAAACCTTACTAATCCAACTACCATTTCAACGAaatgaatacaaaaaataatttcagtATCAgtatgaaacaagaaaaagttgaGTGCTGGGAACCATGGTTTGTGTTAGCTTAGAACCATATTACTTGGAAACAGGTAGGTGTCCCAGCATGCCATGAGACTGGTAAgcctgttttttcttttatcttagATTATACTGCATTAGGCAATATTACCCAGTCCTAGATgtatttgaagaagaaaatattctATTAAACAAGCTGACCACATCCAAAACAGACTGGGCATTTGTAGCACTACAGCAACCATTCCATGGGCACAATCACCCATACTGAGTGGAAAAACGTTGTTTGAGATACCCATTGCCAATGCCAATATGCAGGTCTGATAACCAAGTTGAAACGTGcctccatcatcatcatccccACTGAGCTGTCTGATCAACGAAATGCATAAATGATCTGTTGTTTGTAAAAAATATCCACTACGCCATATCATTCTGTCTTAGACTCCAGTGGTCTTCTGTCGTTTACTTAAAATGATCAGCTGTTTGGGCCCAGCTTAAAATTATGGAGAGATAGAGTGCTACTAAGTTCAACCAACGGTAGAGCACAGATTCACCCTCGCAAGTAGTAAGGAGCACTACcgaagtcaaaaaaaaaaatctctttaaaGTCTTCTCTTATTTTGGAGGACAACGATTAGGCAAGCCAAACATACTATTGTTGCTTTCACATGCTTCCAGAAACAATGAATTTATTTGGTTATTTATAACAGCTCATATATTATGAAACTTGACTATGGAAGGCTTCACTGTATCAGACACTTTAAGAATTAAAAACTGGTGATTTAGAAATCTAATccagataacaaattaacaatattACATAGAAACACATCattcaaagattttaaaaggaaaaaatattattgaattGAAGTGAAGAAATTTCATCTTTACGTCGATCTGAGCATAAACAAGGAAGTTTTCATGATTAAAGAAATTGTCATTTGCAGACAAAATTAGAGTTAATAAATAGTCGGATAGACTAATTTCTGGATGACATGATGATTTAAGCAAAATCAAGATAATGCAATCCAACAGGATGTTCATTAAAATGTAAATTAGCCATGCCTATTAACATCCTGCATTCTTTGCTTaatttccaacaaaaaatattcttaTTTTCTTGTAGCTTCTTCGGTTGTCAATATAGCTCCTTTTCCATGATgatctatttttcctttttacaacAATAATTACCCCCAACTAGGTTACTCAACCATAACTCTATAATGAGGAATCCAGAACTTCATCACATAATGCAGAAgtaaagcacaaaaaaatacataaacttGAGAAACATCCATTTAATCACTTGATGAAGAAGGAGGAAAATCCGAGGTCTTCTGTACAGTACCTGGAAAGAATCTGCCGATCGAGATCCATTCTCAAGTGGAACGCCGATCCGTAAGTGTTGCCAAGGATCATCCGCTTCGTTTCCGCCTGCTTCTTCACCGTCTAAGAAACAAACCACCACGGACAGAAAAATCACACAAAATTGGACCGCAGCATGCCCCGGGAGAAATGCGAAAACCTAATTTTTTGAAGTTCATACAAGAGAAACGGGAGAAGGAAGAGTACCGAGTCGAGCGATTGCAGGGGGTGAGCAACGCCGAGCTCGTTCTTGACGCCCGAGAAGCCGAAACGGAGCGTGTCATGGACGCCTGCAACGTCGTGAGCCATCGATCTTGGCGCTCTCTCCATccccctttctttctccctctaaaAGGGCAGGAAGAAGAGTATTTATAGGCGATGTGGACTTCAGGTGAGTGACTTCAGCAGCACGAAATGATACAAGGGCGCGGGGAAACGAGGGCCATCAGGTCTCTTTTAGAAAAGTGttgctcaccccaaaaatatataatcaactacttattcttatatatatatatatatatatatatatatatatatatatatatatatatatatatatatatagctttttaAGTTGAATACAAAATTCATTGGGTTTCACATTTATATTTTGGTTCAATAGTTGTATCTTGCGATTAGACAATATTGATCCAAAATCATAGTTTGTATTCAATTAAAAACCAAGTTAAACTAGAAATTTCAACTTAATTGAATATTAGGGAACAATGATCTTctaagcagtggcggagccagaaatttttggctatggggcactagtaaatagtttgtgaaaaaattttcaaactaaaatatatgttattttaaaaataaagcaaataaacaTAATTAAGAACAAACTTACAGTGAGTCCcaacaagcaaatcatatcattaGTGTTATAGACAAAATTACGATTGGTCAATAACATCAAAATAGTCAATTGGATGATTGACTatgaacaaatttacaattagcataaaaaataaataaaatgactatagttataaacaaatttacaattggtCTCAAAaagcaagtaaaaaaaactGTGTACAAAATTACATTTGGCCTAGCATAGAAGCAACGTGCAGGACATTTGCCTGTTGCTGCTGCTGAACTACTTTGATTCAACTACTCTTGAATATGCTTGATACCTTATCAGACTCTACTCACTTTATGATGCAAAAAGATATCCTTGGTGCATGATAGCATTGCCTTTATAACAAGATCAAACatattaaaattgattttcatttcattaacaGACAACTGCAATGCAAAGTATATTTCTGCAACAACATATTTCATGTATCCTGTCCAAAGCTATTTGGGTTGCATTTTTTGGTCGAATGACCATAGTTAAAGGATTGCATGAATAAGAGATTAAATATCCACACATCAGATGCCACATGGGAATCTATAGATCAAACGTGAAGTCAGTCGTAGAACGGAGGAAGTTTCTTGaggatttttaaaattaaacctGTACAATGTCTATTGAGCAGTTGGCATACTGTCTTTTTTATGATGTTACTTGCAAAAATCAGACATCATACTGTAAGATGTCTGTTGCGCAGTTGACATCCAAATCTGTAAGATGCTTAAAGTAAATGGCTAATGATATGGGGACTGGGGTTCATATTTGGCAAAGTTAGAGCAACTCATGTTTGCATCAAATATCTTAGGAAAGAGACATTTTCTGGTGAATTTAAGAAGCAAAGGCCTCtgtctaaaaacaaaatttcccCACCAACAGAAATGAAAAACACCTGATGCCATCCGACTCTTATCTACAGCAACCTTTTCGTTGAGAGAAAGCTGG contains these protein-coding regions:
- the LOC116254720 gene encoding cyclin-B1-2-like, whose product is MERAPRSMAHDVAGVHDTLRFGFSGVKNELGVAHPLQSLDSTVKKQAETKRMILGNTYGSAFHLRMDLDRQILSRFQRPPGALPSSMLGLEALTGSLDDFGFVDYLNDPRESETFRPVDMHNGMETRLGLSKGPAHSSFI